A single window of Archangium gephyra DNA harbors:
- a CDS encoding VOC family protein yields the protein MSSTVSTFLMFEGKKAEEAMTFYVSLFKDASVTHIQRYGPGEPGAEGSVVQAAFTLNGQRFMCIDSSMKHGFTFTPATSIFVTSDSEAEIDLLAAKLGEGGQVMMPLGEYPFSRKFTWLADRYGVSWQLSLKTA from the coding sequence ATGAGCTCGACGGTTTCGACGTTCCTGATGTTCGAAGGCAAGAAGGCCGAGGAGGCGATGACGTTCTACGTGTCGCTCTTCAAGGACGCGAGTGTCACCCACATCCAGCGCTATGGCCCGGGTGAGCCCGGCGCCGAGGGCTCGGTGGTGCAGGCGGCCTTCACCCTCAACGGCCAGCGCTTCATGTGCATCGACAGCAGCATGAAGCACGGGTTCACCTTCACGCCCGCCACGTCCATCTTCGTCACGAGTGATTCGGAGGCGGAGATCGACCTGCTGGCCGCGAAGCTGGGCGAGGGAGGACAGGTGATGATGCCGCTGGGCGAGTACCCGTTCAGCCGGAAGTTCACCTGGCTCGCCGACCGGTACGGGGTGTCGTGGCAGCTCAGCCTGAAGACGGCGTGA
- a CDS encoding PilZ domain-containing protein encodes MADKRQQRRIKRRLMVKYGERELTQSGFTGDVSTTGLFIISSSLPRLDTRLHIQLFVEPERCVFFEGEVRRHKLVPAELRTLERGGFGVRLLSPREVLTSALDQELRVPHFELNYRTRAAFQQAYEREFRMGAAFVSTTQQLPRDMHVVLSLVLEFSGQVVELEAQVAQVFPPQEGPGAVVGLALLFTDRARAETLLRPWLGQA; translated from the coding sequence ATGGCCGATAAGCGCCAGCAACGCCGGATCAAGCGCCGGTTGATGGTGAAGTACGGGGAGCGGGAGCTCACCCAGTCCGGATTCACGGGCGATGTGTCGACGACGGGGCTGTTCATCATCTCCTCGTCACTGCCCCGGCTGGACACCCGGCTGCACATCCAGCTCTTCGTGGAGCCGGAGCGCTGCGTGTTCTTCGAGGGCGAGGTGCGCCGGCACAAGCTGGTGCCCGCCGAGCTGCGCACCCTCGAGCGAGGAGGTTTCGGGGTGCGGCTGCTCTCGCCGCGGGAGGTGCTCACCTCGGCGCTGGACCAGGAGCTGCGCGTCCCGCACTTCGAGCTGAACTACCGCACGCGCGCCGCCTTCCAGCAGGCCTATGAGCGGGAGTTCCGCATGGGAGCGGCCTTCGTCTCCACCACCCAGCAGCTGCCCCGGGACATGCACGTCGTGCTGAGCCTGGTGCTGGAGTTCTCCGGGCAGGTGGTGGAGCTGGAGGCGCAGGTGGCCCAGGTGTTCCCGCCCCAGGAGGGCCCGGGGGCGGTGGTGGGGCTGGCGCTGCTGTTCACGGACAGGGCGCGGGCGGAGACCCTGCTGCGCCCCTGGCTGGGACAGGCGTGA
- a CDS encoding protein kinase domain-containing protein — translation MIDTGTLVLDGRFRVLQLLGAGGMGEVYLGEQVSLGRRVAIKVLHADLMVHPSMIERFKREARLLSAVEHPAVVHVIDYGQAEVGACLVMEYVEGENLYDVLQLGAMAPSRALPLMYQLAEGLAAIHDKGIIHRDLKPENVLLTKGLRGEQARLLDFGIARLVEPDATGSNLSQVGLVVGTPEYLSPEQAVGAPVDPRSDLYSFGVLAYRMLSGQLPFPGPGPTQYVAQHAAATPMHLIEAAPTLAGQPALVALVMQLMQKTPAQRMPSAHALVDALGALAAAGAQGAVGMPLAMAVGTASPSISAFLVPDTSAQGGSGTAAFAAPQPSSPEKPAESPASGTSAFGPPSPAPVAAPVSGGRSPSQAPTRADRSMPLPEGASSPSRAPTRPSQSALAAVVYEKHVVRAGTVVPAPKPAGTVAPIGSGTLSGSKPQNLTVMLTDLEGYTERTSRQTHEQNARMLETHDGLLLPLVRQYGGRLVQKRGDSLLVTFSSPTHAVLCGMAMQDRLWRHNQTCGPDEHLPVRICLHTGEVLVTRDAVLGEPVEVVKAVEQAAQAGEVIFTESVNLARNRVEGDAEPCGSVPMPGNGEPLRIHRCRRSPEGLPFGGQDEVSLTPPIEEQLGPVMKPVRVVVELARTAAERTVTFVRAWPRQTAVVGLGLVLGMSLGAYEVSRRNDPVYQARELMEANQLADALKRLTDLPAEAKKDAAVIQLRARVLHGLEKHEEEHTVLAGLDAPARESLETPVLDGLAEDFGEDEADKGLRKLMSSLSKEQVKKHFEELADEEPTTPRQWGALRYLEAVQSTDGLDLVKLYTRSLESKSCGVRARSARRLAGLGDPKAVPALEQLSKLPKDKAVLGSKNCGQDEAKDALATLSKK, via the coding sequence GTGATCGATACCGGTACCCTTGTCCTCGATGGCCGCTTCCGTGTGCTCCAGCTCCTCGGTGCAGGCGGCATGGGCGAGGTGTATCTCGGTGAGCAGGTGTCGCTGGGGCGCCGGGTGGCCATCAAGGTCCTGCACGCGGACCTGATGGTGCACCCGAGCATGATCGAGCGCTTCAAGCGCGAGGCGCGCCTGCTGTCCGCGGTGGAGCACCCGGCCGTCGTGCACGTCATCGACTACGGCCAGGCGGAAGTGGGCGCGTGCCTGGTGATGGAGTACGTGGAGGGCGAGAACCTCTATGACGTGCTGCAGCTGGGGGCCATGGCGCCGTCGCGCGCGCTGCCGCTGATGTACCAGCTCGCCGAGGGCCTGGCGGCCATCCACGACAAGGGCATCATCCACCGCGACCTCAAGCCGGAGAACGTGCTGCTCACCAAGGGGCTGCGCGGAGAGCAGGCGCGGCTGCTGGACTTCGGCATCGCCCGGCTGGTGGAGCCGGACGCGACGGGCAGCAACCTCAGCCAGGTGGGGCTGGTGGTGGGCACGCCGGAGTACCTGTCGCCGGAGCAGGCCGTGGGCGCGCCGGTGGATCCACGCAGTGACCTCTACTCCTTCGGAGTGCTCGCCTACCGGATGCTCTCGGGCCAGCTGCCCTTCCCCGGGCCCGGGCCCACGCAGTACGTCGCCCAGCACGCCGCCGCGACGCCCATGCACCTCATCGAGGCCGCGCCCACGCTCGCCGGCCAACCCGCGCTCGTCGCGCTGGTGATGCAGCTGATGCAGAAGACGCCCGCCCAGCGCATGCCGAGCGCCCACGCGCTGGTGGATGCACTCGGCGCGCTGGCCGCCGCCGGAGCCCAGGGCGCGGTGGGCATGCCCCTGGCGATGGCGGTGGGGACGGCCTCGCCGAGCATCTCCGCCTTCCTCGTCCCCGACACCTCCGCCCAGGGCGGCAGCGGAACGGCCGCCTTCGCCGCGCCCCAGCCCTCGTCCCCGGAGAAGCCGGCCGAGTCCCCGGCCTCGGGTACCTCCGCCTTCGGACCGCCCTCCCCCGCCCCGGTGGCGGCGCCCGTGAGCGGTGGCCGCTCTCCCTCCCAGGCACCCACCCGCGCGGACCGCAGCATGCCGCTGCCCGAGGGGGCCTCCTCGCCCTCGCGCGCGCCCACCCGGCCCTCCCAGTCCGCCCTGGCCGCCGTGGTGTACGAGAAGCACGTGGTGCGCGCCGGCACCGTCGTCCCCGCTCCGAAGCCCGCGGGCACGGTGGCCCCCATCGGCAGCGGGACGCTCTCGGGCAGCAAACCGCAGAACCTCACGGTGATGCTCACCGACCTGGAGGGCTACACCGAGCGCACCTCGCGGCAGACGCACGAGCAGAACGCGCGGATGCTGGAGACGCACGACGGGCTGCTGCTGCCGCTGGTGCGCCAGTACGGCGGGCGCCTGGTGCAGAAGCGGGGCGACTCGCTGCTCGTCACCTTCTCCTCGCCCACCCACGCGGTGCTGTGCGGCATGGCCATGCAGGACCGGCTGTGGCGGCACAACCAGACGTGCGGCCCGGACGAGCACCTGCCCGTGCGCATCTGCCTCCACACGGGCGAGGTGCTCGTCACACGCGACGCGGTGCTCGGCGAGCCGGTGGAGGTGGTGAAGGCCGTGGAGCAGGCGGCCCAGGCCGGCGAGGTCATCTTCACCGAGTCGGTGAACCTGGCGCGCAACCGGGTGGAGGGCGACGCCGAGCCCTGTGGCAGCGTGCCCATGCCGGGCAATGGCGAGCCGCTGCGCATCCACCGCTGCCGCCGCTCCCCGGAGGGCCTGCCCTTCGGTGGCCAGGACGAGGTGTCCCTCACCCCGCCCATCGAGGAGCAGCTGGGCCCGGTGATGAAGCCGGTGCGGGTGGTGGTGGAGCTGGCGCGCACGGCGGCCGAGCGCACCGTGACGTTCGTGCGGGCCTGGCCCCGCCAGACGGCCGTCGTGGGCCTGGGGCTGGTGCTGGGCATGAGCCTGGGCGCATACGAGGTGTCGCGCCGCAATGACCCGGTGTACCAGGCCCGCGAGCTGATGGAGGCGAACCAGCTGGCGGACGCGCTCAAGCGCCTGACGGACCTGCCGGCGGAGGCGAAGAAGGACGCGGCGGTGATTCAGCTGCGCGCGCGGGTGCTGCACGGCCTGGAGAAGCACGAGGAGGAGCACACGGTGCTCGCCGGGCTGGACGCTCCGGCGCGCGAGAGCCTCGAGACGCCCGTGCTGGACGGGCTGGCCGAGGACTTCGGCGAGGACGAGGCCGACAAGGGCCTGCGCAAGCTGATGTCCTCGCTCTCCAAGGAGCAGGTGAAGAAGCACTTCGAGGAGCTGGCGGACGAGGAGCCCACCACGCCGAGGCAGTGGGGCGCGCTGCGCTACCTGGAGGCGGTGCAGTCCACCGATGGGCTGGACCTGGTGAAGCTGTACACGCGCTCGCTCGAGTCGAAGAGCTGCGGCGTGCGCGCGCGCTCGGCGCGGCGGCTGGCGGGCCTGGGAGATCCGAAGGCCGTGCCCGCCCTGGAGCAGCTGAGCAAGCTGCCCAAGGACAAGGCCGTGCTCGGCTCGAAGAACTGCGGCCAGGACGAGGCGAAGGACGCCCTCGCGACGCTGTCGAAGAAGTGA
- a CDS encoding CHAP domain-containing protein: MRCVLLVPVCLLVACAGSVPALRPAGPAPVPPAPAVSEEAPRAEAEESSAASTEEVARALSTTVEVARLVSGASSLRASRLGFAGTSSRAAALIVERAVQLVGVKQLGRVDRSVPDDCSGFVRLAYLKAGIDLVNHGFLNGENAVTAIYRRAQDRGALHQRRPRPGDLVFFQETYDRNRDGKRNDGMTHIAVVETVELDGTITFIHRGSKGIARSRMNLLFPRTHRAGQSGPVLNDFLRAAARGQRAWLTGELFVGFASPTVL; encoded by the coding sequence ATGCGCTGTGTGCTCCTCGTTCCGGTGTGTCTCCTCGTCGCCTGCGCCGGCTCCGTGCCCGCGCTCCGTCCGGCCGGCCCGGCTCCGGTGCCGCCCGCTCCCGCCGTCTCCGAGGAAGCTCCCCGGGCCGAAGCGGAGGAGTCCAGCGCCGCGTCGACGGAAGAGGTGGCGCGGGCGCTGAGCACCACGGTGGAGGTCGCGCGGCTCGTGTCCGGCGCCTCCAGCCTGCGGGCCTCGCGCCTGGGGTTCGCGGGGACGTCCTCGCGCGCCGCGGCCCTCATCGTCGAGCGCGCGGTGCAGCTCGTGGGGGTGAAGCAGCTCGGCCGCGTGGACCGCAGCGTCCCGGACGACTGCTCCGGCTTCGTGCGGCTCGCCTACCTCAAGGCCGGCATCGACCTGGTCAACCATGGCTTCCTCAACGGCGAGAACGCCGTCACCGCCATCTACCGCCGTGCCCAGGACCGGGGCGCCCTCCACCAGCGCCGTCCCCGTCCCGGTGACCTCGTCTTCTTCCAGGAGACCTACGACCGCAACCGCGACGGCAAGCGCAACGATGGGATGACCCACATCGCCGTCGTCGAGACCGTGGAGCTGGATGGCACCATCACCTTCATCCACCGGGGCAGCAAGGGCATCGCCCGCTCGCGCATGAACCTCCTCTTTCCGCGCACCCACCGCGCGGGCCAGAGCGGGCCCGTCCTCAATGACTTCCTGCGTGCCGCTGCCCGAGGCCAGCGCGCCTGGCTCACCGGCGAGCTCTTCGTCGGCTTCGCCTCCCCCACGGTGCTGTAG
- a CDS encoding PAS domain-containing sensor histidine kinase codes for MRALEAIVQAPVRQEAELFRHILDALPYPIFWKGRDLRYLGCNLAFARIAGHADPGAVVGLSDHELPWRKEDVDFYRACDKQVMESGQPLPECEEPVRDSDGARRWTQTSKVPLRDERGFVFGVLGILIDVTEQRETQERLQVALTAGEAANRMLKAQVVERESMQRALDLSELRLRTAVRGAQMTLWGLDAAGIFTFSDGGALVTLGFEPGWLVGHSIFDVYAGHPEILAQTRRALAGESFTGYISFEGIHYETRYSPVFDEAGTLTGVTGLALDVTERVRYHEMLEAELERTRNQLLQVERLATLGTLAAGVGHELRNISTVLNSLRSSFRDCAQRGVPPDAEELEELGWACEHVATHGRHLMDLGRPGRSTVERMDLRELVAGALAMLRTAGITKHLKVSASVPESPLWIDASRTRVEQVLLNLVSNAADAVEVVRDRPAEVRVRLFEDRASGFVCCRVEDTGVGIPQEKLTAIFEPWFTTKPPGRGTGLGLPVVRTILQEAGGDLSVESELGKGSAFTFRLPSRLQAG; via the coding sequence ATGCGGGCGCTCGAAGCCATCGTCCAGGCACCCGTGCGGCAGGAGGCCGAGCTGTTCCGGCACATCCTCGACGCACTGCCTTACCCAATCTTCTGGAAGGGCCGAGACCTGCGCTACCTCGGGTGCAACCTCGCGTTCGCGAGGATCGCCGGCCACGCGGACCCCGGCGCGGTGGTGGGGCTCTCCGACCACGAGCTGCCCTGGCGCAAGGAGGACGTGGACTTCTACCGCGCCTGCGACAAGCAGGTGATGGAGTCGGGGCAGCCGCTCCCCGAGTGCGAGGAGCCCGTGCGCGACAGTGATGGCGCGCGCCGGTGGACCCAGACGAGCAAGGTGCCCCTGCGGGACGAGCGGGGCTTCGTCTTCGGCGTGCTCGGCATCCTCATCGACGTCACCGAGCAGCGCGAGACGCAGGAGCGCCTCCAGGTGGCGCTCACCGCGGGCGAGGCGGCCAATCGCATGCTGAAGGCGCAGGTGGTGGAGCGCGAGTCCATGCAGCGCGCCCTGGATCTCAGCGAGCTGCGGCTGCGCACGGCGGTCCGCGGCGCGCAGATGACCCTCTGGGGGCTGGACGCGGCGGGCATCTTCACCTTCTCGGATGGGGGCGCGCTGGTCACGCTGGGCTTCGAACCGGGGTGGTTGGTGGGCCACTCCATCTTCGACGTCTACGCCGGCCACCCGGAGATCCTCGCGCAGACGCGGCGGGCGCTGGCCGGGGAGTCCTTCACCGGCTACATCTCGTTCGAGGGCATCCACTACGAGACGCGCTACTCGCCGGTGTTCGACGAGGCGGGCACGCTCACGGGCGTCACGGGCCTCGCGCTGGATGTCACCGAGCGCGTGCGCTACCACGAGATGCTGGAGGCGGAGCTGGAGCGCACGCGCAACCAGTTGCTGCAGGTGGAGCGGCTGGCGACGCTGGGCACGCTGGCGGCCGGGGTGGGGCACGAGCTGCGCAACATCTCCACCGTGCTCAACAGCCTGAGGAGCTCCTTCCGCGACTGCGCCCAGCGGGGCGTGCCGCCCGACGCCGAGGAGCTCGAGGAGCTGGGCTGGGCGTGCGAGCACGTGGCCACGCATGGCCGGCACCTGATGGACCTGGGCCGGCCGGGGCGCTCGACGGTGGAGCGGATGGACCTGCGGGAGCTGGTGGCGGGCGCGCTGGCCATGCTGCGCACGGCGGGCATCACCAAGCACTTGAAGGTGTCCGCCTCGGTGCCCGAGTCCCCCTTGTGGATCGACGCGAGCCGGACACGGGTGGAGCAGGTGCTGCTCAACCTGGTGAGCAACGCCGCCGATGCGGTGGAGGTGGTGCGCGACCGGCCCGCGGAGGTGCGGGTGCGGCTCTTCGAGGACCGTGCGTCGGGCTTCGTCTGCTGCCGGGTGGAGGACACCGGGGTGGGCATTCCCCAGGAGAAGCTCACCGCCATCTTCGAGCCGTGGTTCACCACCAAGCCTCCGGGCCGGGGGACGGGCCTGGGCCTGCCGGTGGTGCGCACCATCCTCCAGGAGGCCGGAGGGGATCTCTCGGTGGAGAGCGAGCTGGGGAAGGGAAGTGCCTTCACCTTCCGGCTGCCGTCGCGGCTCCAGGCGGGCTGA
- a CDS encoding sensor histidine kinase, whose protein sequence is MNRLVVGLLAGALGGVAGVWLARRVARRDEPGGSAFLRAEVGAALAHPGTLQEMLQPCAEAMVRHLGGAFARIWVLPPGAQVLELRASAGLYTHLNGEHARIPLGQLKIGQIAQTATPVLTNDVRDDPRIPNQEWAMREGLVAFAGYPLLADGHVVGVMAMFARHALDNDTLEALGSVADAMAQGIGRKYAEERLRQSEERFRLLLDSTGEAIYGLDLEGRCTFANRTCARLLGYPDASALIGLQMHDTIHHSHEDGSPYPRAECLVYEATNREGFHDDEEWLWRADGTGFPAEVWSYPLWRGEERLGAVVTFVDITWRREAEAERARLLRETQEAVRARDEFLAIASHELRTPLTPLRLALQSAQRLLQGGQPASAELLSRLAVTDRQVVRLTRLVESMLDLSRLTRGTLQLDTAPCDLAVLVREVLERSREVLAQAECTLDAQVEGPLPVLGDRLRLEQVLENLLSNAMKYGAGCPVHVRCRAEQGRALLSVEDEGIGISPEDQQRIFGRFERAASVRHYGGFGLGLYILREIVEVHGGNVSVESQPGQGARFTVTLPLLDAPG, encoded by the coding sequence GTGAATCGCCTCGTCGTTGGCCTGCTCGCGGGTGCACTCGGAGGGGTGGCGGGAGTCTGGCTCGCCCGGCGGGTGGCGCGACGCGACGAGCCGGGCGGCTCGGCCTTCCTGCGCGCGGAGGTGGGTGCCGCGCTCGCCCACCCGGGCACGCTCCAGGAGATGCTGCAGCCGTGCGCGGAGGCGATGGTGCGCCACCTCGGAGGCGCCTTCGCGCGAATCTGGGTGCTGCCTCCCGGCGCCCAGGTCCTGGAGCTGCGGGCGAGCGCCGGGCTCTACACCCACCTGAACGGGGAGCACGCGCGCATCCCGCTGGGCCAGCTGAAGATCGGACAGATCGCCCAGACAGCCACGCCCGTGCTCACCAACGACGTGCGCGACGATCCGCGAATCCCCAACCAGGAGTGGGCGATGCGCGAGGGTCTGGTGGCCTTCGCGGGCTACCCGCTGCTGGCCGACGGTCACGTGGTGGGGGTGATGGCGATGTTCGCGCGCCACGCGCTGGACAACGACACGCTGGAGGCGCTGGGCTCGGTGGCGGACGCAATGGCCCAGGGCATCGGGCGCAAGTACGCCGAGGAGCGGCTGCGCCAGAGCGAGGAGCGCTTCCGGCTGCTGCTCGACTCCACCGGCGAGGCCATCTACGGACTGGATCTGGAAGGGCGGTGCACCTTCGCCAACCGCACCTGCGCGCGGCTGCTGGGCTACCCGGACGCCTCGGCGCTCATCGGGCTGCAGATGCACGACACCATCCATCACAGCCACGAGGACGGCAGTCCCTATCCCCGCGCGGAGTGCCTCGTCTACGAGGCCACCAACCGGGAGGGCTTCCACGACGACGAGGAGTGGCTGTGGCGCGCGGACGGTACGGGCTTTCCGGCGGAGGTCTGGTCCTATCCCCTCTGGCGGGGCGAGGAGCGGCTGGGCGCGGTGGTCACCTTCGTGGACATCACCTGGCGCCGCGAGGCGGAGGCGGAACGCGCCCGGCTGCTGCGCGAGACGCAGGAGGCGGTACGGGCCCGGGACGAGTTCCTGGCCATCGCCTCGCACGAGCTGCGCACGCCCCTCACGCCCTTGCGGCTGGCCCTGCAGAGCGCCCAGCGGCTGCTTCAGGGCGGGCAGCCCGCCTCCGCGGAGCTGCTGTCCCGGCTGGCGGTGACGGATCGGCAGGTGGTGCGCCTCACGCGGCTGGTGGAGAGCATGCTGGACCTGTCCCGGCTGACGCGCGGCACGCTCCAGCTCGACACGGCTCCGTGTGACCTGGCGGTGCTGGTGCGCGAGGTGCTGGAGCGCTCGCGCGAGGTGCTGGCACAGGCGGAGTGCACGCTGGACGCACAGGTGGAAGGGCCACTGCCGGTGCTCGGCGACCGGCTGCGGCTGGAGCAGGTGTTGGAGAACCTGCTGTCCAACGCGATGAAGTACGGGGCGGGCTGTCCGGTGCACGTCCGCTGCCGGGCCGAGCAGGGCCGCGCACTGCTGAGCGTGGAGGACGAGGGCATCGGCATCTCGCCGGAGGACCAGCAGCGCATCTTCGGGCGCTTCGAGCGCGCCGCGTCGGTGCGGCACTATGGCGGCTTCGGGCTCGGGCTCTACATCCTGAGGGAGATCGTCGAGGTGCACGGCGGCAACGTGTCGGTGGAGAGCCAGCCTGGACAGGGGGCCCGCTTCACCGTGACGCTGCCGCTGCTGGACGCCCCGGGGTGA
- a CDS encoding SGNH/GDSL hydrolase family protein, with protein sequence MRSRRRVALRVGLGALLMLRCGPVGHEEETFFPPEDSAPASSSEALPAGGLEVAPVRDGRDPGQPRPVAPLFQPGFHLALRWSHAVGGLTTFRLRVPVNRAGQRVRLAFRSGDGPLALRRVTVALAGSEGALESAPVPVTFSGAPGLSVATRTRVVSDPVSLPLQFGDELAVSFEVEGTLAASAIELLPGSAMRPGAWATVQGPLGGTPWAVPVGLATVEVEGPPARAFVALGDSITEGYIDGHDDLRDTWAFQAGAQLGVPIVNAGVSGQGFYDGLRLLDGEALILSGITDCIVLLGTNDLSGAPDSKLLANLVQLTERLKPFCRTWTGTLLPKEYANNGKYEQVKSSRLVMNAWIREHRQPDIIDFEAVTRAPDNVHHFLDGLDVDGIHPSAAGHRVMADEVVRVLRANGVQPPRAP encoded by the coding sequence ATGCGAAGCCGGAGACGCGTGGCACTGCGGGTGGGTCTGGGAGCACTGCTGATGCTCCGGTGTGGTCCCGTTGGGCACGAGGAGGAAACCTTCTTCCCACCGGAGGACTCCGCTCCGGCTTCCTCCTCCGAGGCGCTACCGGCCGGTGGGCTCGAGGTGGCTCCCGTGCGCGATGGGCGCGACCCGGGCCAGCCCCGGCCGGTGGCTCCCCTGTTCCAACCGGGCTTCCACCTGGCCCTGCGCTGGTCCCACGCCGTGGGTGGCCTCACCACGTTCCGGCTGCGGGTGCCGGTGAACCGGGCGGGGCAGCGGGTTCGGCTCGCCTTCCGCTCGGGAGACGGGCCCCTCGCGTTGCGGCGGGTCACCGTCGCTCTCGCCGGTAGCGAGGGCGCACTGGAGTCCGCGCCAGTGCCCGTGACGTTCTCCGGCGCGCCGGGCCTCTCCGTGGCGACGCGGACGCGCGTGGTGTCCGACCCCGTGTCCCTTCCCCTCCAGTTCGGTGACGAGCTGGCCGTGTCCTTCGAGGTGGAGGGCACGCTGGCGGCGAGTGCCATCGAACTGCTCCCCGGCAGCGCCATGCGCCCGGGTGCCTGGGCCACCGTGCAGGGGCCGCTGGGCGGCACGCCCTGGGCCGTTCCGGTGGGACTGGCCACCGTGGAGGTCGAGGGCCCTCCCGCGCGGGCCTTCGTCGCCCTGGGCGACAGCATCACCGAGGGCTACATCGACGGCCACGACGACCTCCGCGACACCTGGGCCTTCCAGGCCGGTGCTCAGCTCGGCGTGCCCATCGTCAACGCCGGTGTCTCCGGCCAGGGCTTCTACGATGGGCTGCGGCTGTTGGACGGAGAGGCGCTCATCCTGTCGGGCATCACCGACTGCATCGTCCTGCTGGGCACCAATGACCTGAGTGGCGCCCCGGACAGCAAGCTGCTGGCGAACCTGGTCCAACTCACGGAGCGGCTGAAGCCCTTCTGCCGCACCTGGACCGGGACCCTGCTGCCCAAGGAGTACGCCAACAACGGCAAGTACGAGCAGGTGAAGTCGAGCCGCCTGGTGATGAACGCCTGGATTCGCGAGCACCGGCAGCCGGACATCATCGACTTCGAGGCGGTGACGCGCGCGCCGGACAACGTGCACCACTTCCTCGACGGTCTGGACGTGGATGGCATCCACCCGAGCGCGGCCGGCCATCGCGTCATGGCCGACGAGGTGGTGCGCGTGCTGCGCGCCAATGGCGTGCAACCTCCGCGGGCCCCGTGA